The Xanthomonas indica sequence TCTGGTGGATGTGCATCGCACTGCCCGGCTCGTTCTCCATCGGCTTGGCCAGGAACGTCGCATAGACGCCGTGGCGCAAGGCCGCCTCGCGCATGGTGCGCTTGAACAGGAACACCTGGTCGGCGCGCGACAGCGCATCGTCGTGGGTGAAGTTGACTTCCAGCTGCGCCGCGCCGGATTCGTGGATCAGCGTGTCCACGTCCAGTTCCATCGCGTCGCAGTAGTCGTACATCAGGTCCAGGATCGGGTCGAACTCGTTGACCGCGTCGATCGAGTACGACTGCCGTGCCGTCTCCGGGCGCCCGGAACGGCCGGCCGGCGGCAGCAGCGGGAAGTCCGGGTCGGTGTTCTTCTGCACCAGGAAGAACTCCAGCTCCGGCGCCACCACCGGCTTGCAGCCGATCGCCGCGTAGGCCGCGAGCACGCCGCGCAGCACGTTGCGCGGCGCCAGGTCGTGCGGCTGGCCTTCCTTGGTATAGCAATCGTGGATCACCTGCGCGGTAGGATCGGCGGCCCAGGGCACCATGCGCACCGTGTCCGGGTCCGGACGCAGTTGCATGTCCGAATCCGACGGCGAGGTCAGGTCGTAATAGTCGTCCGGGTAATCGCCGGTGACGGTGGTGGCGAAGATGCCCTCGGGCAGCCGCGTGCCGTAGTCGTGCGAGAACTTGGCGGCGGGAATGATCTTGCCGCGGGCGTTGCCGGTGATGTCCGGCACCAGGCATTCGACCTCGGTGATGTGGCGTTCCTTGAGCCAACGCCGCAGCGAACTTTCCTGCTGTTCCGGCGTGTGCTTGCGCGATCGGGGTCGACTGGCCATGGGACTCAGTGCCTGCGGGTGGCCGCATAGTGGCGACAGGCGTCGCCGAAGGATTGGAAGATGCCGAGATAGAACGGGTCGTCCAGCACCCGCCACTCCGGATGCCATTGCACGCCCAGCAGGAAACCGGGGCCGATGCCGCGGAAGGCCTCGATCAATCCATCCGGCGCCAGCGCCTCGACGATCAGGTCGCCGCCGAGCCGGGCCACGCCCTGGCCGTGCAGCGAGTTGACCCGCACCCGCCCGCGGCCGGCGATCTCCTCCAGCCAGCCGCCTTCACTCAGCGTCACTTCGTGCGCCGGCGCGTACTGCGCTTCCAGCGGCGCCTGCGGATCCTCGCGGTGATCGGACAGCCCCGGCTGCGCATGCACCTTCTGATGCAGGGTGCCGCCGAGGGCAACGTTGACTTCCTGGAAGCCGCGGCAGATCGCCAGGATCGGCAGGCCCAGCGAGATCGCCTGCGGAATCAGGTCCAGCGTGTTGGCGTCGCGCGCCGGGTCGTGCAGGTTGCCGAGCCAGCTCGGCTCGTCACTGTAATGGTGCGGCTCGATGTTGCTGACCGCACCGGTCAACAGCAGGCCGTCGAGCCGCGTCAGCCAGGCGCGGGCATCGACCGGCGGCTGCAGCGACGGCAGCAGCACCGGGGTCACCCCCGCACCATCGACAGCGGCGCGCAGATACTTTTCGCCCGCAGCCAGGAACGGATGATGGCCGATGAGCTTGCGGTCGGTCGGCACGCCGACCAGGGGCGATACGGCCATGCGAAGAACTCGTGTGGCGTCATCGCAAGTTACCGCGGGCGTTTTATTTTTACAACACGACACGCAGTGGGACACGGCGCACAACGTACCGACAGACGCGATGACGGACCTGCGCGACGCCGCAATGTCCTTGCAATGCCGCAAAAGCGCAACACGACCACGGTTCCGCGCGATGGAGCGCCAGCGCGTGGGGCCCCTGCCCCTGTTGAGTATTCTTGACGCCATTGGGCTCTGCTAAGCTCGAAACACTCCCGCCGTCCGCCGCGATGATCCCGCATGCACGATGCCCCGCTGCTGCCCCCGGACGACGCCCAGACCCTGCAGCGCATCGCCGGCTGCGAGCAGATCGACCTGCTGCTGCCGGACTGCAACGGCCTGCTGCGCGGCAAGCGCATCGCCCGCGACGCGCTGGACAAGGTGTACCGCGACGGGGTGTGCCTGCCGATGTCGCTGATCGCCACCGACATCACCGGCAACACCGTCGAGGAAACCGGGCTGGGCTACGACATCGGCGACGAGGACCGGCTGTGCTTCCCGGTGCCGGGCAGCCTGCGGCCGGTGCCGTGGGCGCCGGTGCCGTCGGCGCAACTGCTGCTCACGATGCAGGACGGTGCCGGCGGTGCGCTCGACTTCGCCCCGCGCCAGGTCTTGGCGCAGGTACTGGCGCGCCTGCAGGCACGCGGGCTGACGCCGGTGATCGCGGTGGAACTGGAGTTCTACCTGTTCGACCCGCACGCCGATGCGCAAGGCCGCCCGCAGCCGCCGCTGCATGCCCACAGCGGGCTGCGCAACGACAGCACCCAGGTCTATTACATGCAGGAACTGGACGACCAGCGCGGCTTCACCGATACGGTCGCCCAGGCCTGCCGCGCGCAGGGCATTCCGGCCGACACCGCGGTCGCCGAGTACGCGCCCGGCCAGTTCGAGATCAACCTCAAGCACCGCGCCGATGCGCTGGCCGCCTGCGACGATGCGGTGCTGCTCAAGCGCGCGATCAAGGCGATCGCGCAGCAGCAAGGCCTGCTCGCCAGCTTCATGGCCAAGCCCTTCGCGGCGCAGTCCGGCAGCGGCCTGCACCTGCACGTGAGCCTGCTCGACGGCGCCGGCGACAACGTGTTCGCCTGCACCCCGCAGGCACCGGCGGCGCCCTTGCGCCACGCCATCGGCGGGCTGCAGCGCAGCGCCGAGGACTGCCTGCTGCTGTTCGCACCGCACGCCAACAGCTACCGGCGCTTCGTCGCCAATGCCTTCGTCCCGCTCAACGACAGCTGGGGTTTCAACAACCGTACCGTGGCGATGCGGGTACCGCACAGCGACCCGGCCAACACCCGCATCGAACACCGCATCGCCGGCGCTGACGCCAATCCCTACCTGGTCGCCGCGGCGGTGCTGGCCGGCATCGAACACGGCCTGGCGCAAAACATCGATCCGGGCCCGCCAACCCAGGGCAACGCCTATGCGCAATACGCCGCACGCGAACCGGACTGGCGCGGCGCGATCGCCCGTTTCCTGGACAGCGACTTCGCCGCCACCGCCTTCGGCACGCGCTTCCGCCATATCTACGGCCAGCAGAAGCGCCGCGAGCTGCTGGATTTCCAGGCGCAGGTCAGCGATGTGGACTATCGCTGGTATTTGCGCACAGTTTGAAGGCCGGGACTCGGGAATGGAGAAACGGGAATCGAAAGCAGCGAGAGCGAAAGCGACTGGAGCCCAGGACATGGTGCGCCCGGGCCACCACAGCAGTTCGCCGCCATGACCGGCGCTTCTCCCATTGCCCATTCCCAAGTCCCCATTCCCGGCGCTTCCTGGTACCTCGACAGCGCCGCGCCGTTCCCCGCGCAGGAACCGCTGCGCGGACGCGTGCGCGCCGACGTGTGCATCCTTGGCGCCGGCTATACCGGGTTGAGTGCGGCGCTGGCGCTGGCCGAGGCCGGGTATCGGGTGGTGGTGCTGGAGGCGCAGCGGGTCGGCTGGGGCGCGTCCGGGCGCAACGGTGGGCAGGCCATCGTCGGCTACGGCTGCGAGCAGCACACCCTGGAAACCTTGCTTGGCCAGGACGATGCGCGGCTGTTGTTCGACTTCTCCCGCGACGGCATGCAGTTGCTGCGTAGCCGCATCGCCCGCCACGGCATCGCCTGCGACTGGCGCGACGGCCATGCGCACGTGGCGATCAAGCCGCGCCAGGAACGTGCGCTGCGCGCCGGCATCATCGAGATGGCGCAGCGCTACGACTATCCGCTGCAATGGTGGGACCGCACGCAGTTGCAGTCGCAGCTGCGCAGTCCGCGCTACCTGGGGGCGATGTACGACGCGGCCAGCGGCCACCTGCATCCGCTGGAGTACGCGCGCGGCCTGGCGCGGGCGGCGCTGGCCGCCGGCGTGCGCATCTACGAACAGACCCCGGTCACGCAGCTGCTGCGCGGCGCGCGGCCGATCCTGCGCAGCGCGCACGGCGAGGTCGAAGGCGAGTTCGCCATCCTCGCCGGCAACGCCTGGCTGCGCGGCATCGCCCCGGAACTGGAATCGCGGATCATGCCGGTCGGCACCTACATCGGCGCCAGCGCGCCGCTGGGCGAGGCGCTGGCGCGCGAGCTGATCGGCAACGACATGGCGGTGGCCGACGTCAACTGGGCGCTGGACTACTTCCGCCTCAGCCGCGACCACCGGCTGCTGTTCGGCGGCCGTGCCAGCTATTCGTCGCTGCCGCCGCCCGGCCTGCGCGGCATGATGACCCGGCGCATGCGTCGGGTGTTCCCGCAATTGCGCCAGGTGCAGATGGAGTCGGTGTGGGGCGGCTACGTCGACATCACCCGCAACCGCGCCCCGCACTGGGGCAGGCTGACCCCGAACGTGTACTTCGCGCAGGGCTTCTCCGGCCACGGCGTGGCCGCCACCGGCCTGGCCGGCGCGGTCATCGCCGCGGCGATCGGCGGACAGGCGCAGCGGCTGGACGTGTTCGCGCGGGTTCCGCACGCGCCCTTCCCCGGCGGCCGCCTGCTGCGCACGCCGCTGCTGGTGGCGGCGATGTCCTGGTACAAGCTGCGCGACGCGCTGTGGTAGCCGCCGCCGCGCCCGCGCCACCCTCAAGTTTGCGCACGCACGGCCGCTAACCGGGGTTCCACCCCTGGATTGCCGCCCGCGAGGCATGCATGTCGCACCCGTTGTCGATCTCCCCGATCGCCCCCGACGGCAGCCCTGCACAGCAGCGCATCCTGCTGGTGGAAAACTCGCGCACCTTCACCGACCTGCTGCGCGCAGCGATCGAGCAACGGGTCGAACTGCCGGTCGTCGTGGTCTCCACCCTGGCCGAGGCCGCCGCCGCGCTGGACGACGGCGGCTCCTGGTTCCTGGCGCTGACCGGGCTGGTGCTGGCCGACGGCGACCGCGACACGGTGGTGGACTTCTTCGTCGCGCGCGGGCTGCCCACGGTGGTG is a genomic window containing:
- a CDS encoding FAD-binding oxidoreductase yields the protein MTGASPIAHSQVPIPGASWYLDSAAPFPAQEPLRGRVRADVCILGAGYTGLSAALALAEAGYRVVVLEAQRVGWGASGRNGGQAIVGYGCEQHTLETLLGQDDARLLFDFSRDGMQLLRSRIARHGIACDWRDGHAHVAIKPRQERALRAGIIEMAQRYDYPLQWWDRTQLQSQLRSPRYLGAMYDAASGHLHPLEYARGLARAALAAGVRIYEQTPVTQLLRGARPILRSAHGEVEGEFAILAGNAWLRGIAPELESRIMPVGTYIGASAPLGEALARELIGNDMAVADVNWALDYFRLSRDHRLLFGGRASYSSLPPPGLRGMMTRRMRRVFPQLRQVQMESVWGGYVDITRNRAPHWGRLTPNVYFAQGFSGHGVAATGLAGAVIAAAIGGQAQRLDVFARVPHAPFPGGRLLRTPLLVAAMSWYKLRDALW
- a CDS encoding glutamine synthetase family protein is translated as MASRPRSRKHTPEQQESSLRRWLKERHITEVECLVPDITGNARGKIIPAAKFSHDYGTRLPEGIFATTVTGDYPDDYYDLTSPSDSDMQLRPDPDTVRMVPWAADPTAQVIHDCYTKEGQPHDLAPRNVLRGVLAAYAAIGCKPVVAPELEFFLVQKNTDPDFPLLPPAGRSGRPETARQSYSIDAVNEFDPILDLMYDYCDAMELDVDTLIHESGAAQLEVNFTHDDALSRADQVFLFKRTMREAALRHGVYATFLAKPMENEPGSAMHIHQSLVDKHGKNVFSGRRAGEYSRTFAHYLAGLQKYVPMAMAFFAPNVNSYRRLMFGEVSPSNVLWGFDNRTCGLRVPIDTIENMRVESRFAGSDANPYLAMAATLACGLLGIREKLEPTEPTTGSGKEMGYQLPRSLGEALDELERCAPLQELLGPRFVRAYISVKRKEYETFFRVISSWEREFLLLNV
- a CDS encoding gamma-glutamyl-gamma-aminobutyrate hydrolase family protein, with the protein product MAVSPLVGVPTDRKLIGHHPFLAAGEKYLRAAVDGAGVTPVLLPSLQPPVDARAWLTRLDGLLLTGAVSNIEPHHYSDEPSWLGNLHDPARDANTLDLIPQAISLGLPILAICRGFQEVNVALGGTLHQKVHAQPGLSDHREDPQAPLEAQYAPAHEVTLSEGGWLEEIAGRGRVRVNSLHGQGVARLGGDLIVEALAPDGLIEAFRGIGPGFLLGVQWHPEWRVLDDPFYLGIFQSFGDACRHYAATRRH
- a CDS encoding glutamine synthetase family protein; translation: MHDAPLLPPDDAQTLQRIAGCEQIDLLLPDCNGLLRGKRIARDALDKVYRDGVCLPMSLIATDITGNTVEETGLGYDIGDEDRLCFPVPGSLRPVPWAPVPSAQLLLTMQDGAGGALDFAPRQVLAQVLARLQARGLTPVIAVELEFYLFDPHADAQGRPQPPLHAHSGLRNDSTQVYYMQELDDQRGFTDTVAQACRAQGIPADTAVAEYAPGQFEINLKHRADALAACDDAVLLKRAIKAIAQQQGLLASFMAKPFAAQSGSGLHLHVSLLDGAGDNVFACTPQAPAAPLRHAIGGLQRSAEDCLLLFAPHANSYRRFVANAFVPLNDSWGFNNRTVAMRVPHSDPANTRIEHRIAGADANPYLVAAAVLAGIEHGLAQNIDPGPPTQGNAYAQYAAREPDWRGAIARFLDSDFAATAFGTRFRHIYGQQKRRELLDFQAQVSDVDYRWYLRTV